From a single Rhodococcus qingshengii JCM 15477 genomic region:
- a CDS encoding ammonium transporter — protein sequence MLMAASLVLLMTPGLAFFYGGMSRSKSVLNMMMMSFGAMAVIGVIYVLWGWSMSYGTENIGGIFANPFEFFGLKNSITDADGNFIAGAWGYPNVIDIAFQVTFAIITTALISGALAERVKFGTWLLFSGIWVTVVYFPLAHMVWGGGLLSGSEDGIAAKLFGTTVNDDGVTVANVAPIDFAGGTVVHINAGMAGLVLALIVGKRLGFGKTAFRPHNLPFVMLGAALLWFGWFGFNAGSAFAADGNAGLAWVNTTTATCAAVLAWLATERIRDGHATSLGAASGAVAGLVAITPAAGALNPVGSIFLGAVAGILSALAVGLKFRFGFDDSLDVVGVHLVSGLWGTIGIGFFGTATGLFYGGDYKQLVVQIVIALAALVFTGVLTTIIGFALKPLGWRISAEDEARGIDETEHAETAYDLA from the coding sequence ATGCTGATGGCTGCATCTCTGGTCTTGCTGATGACACCCGGCCTCGCTTTCTTCTACGGCGGGATGTCTCGGTCCAAGTCCGTCCTGAACATGATGATGATGTCCTTCGGGGCCATGGCCGTCATCGGCGTCATCTACGTTCTGTGGGGATGGTCGATGTCCTACGGCACCGAGAACATCGGGGGCATTTTTGCCAACCCGTTCGAGTTCTTCGGCCTCAAGAACAGCATCACCGATGCTGACGGCAACTTCATCGCCGGCGCCTGGGGCTACCCCAACGTCATCGACATCGCGTTCCAGGTGACATTCGCGATCATCACCACCGCCCTCATCAGTGGTGCCCTGGCCGAGCGGGTCAAGTTCGGCACCTGGCTCCTGTTCTCGGGTATCTGGGTCACCGTCGTCTACTTCCCGCTCGCACACATGGTGTGGGGCGGCGGACTCCTCTCGGGTTCCGAGGACGGCATCGCGGCAAAGCTCTTCGGCACCACGGTCAACGACGACGGAGTCACCGTCGCCAACGTCGCTCCGATCGACTTCGCCGGTGGCACAGTCGTTCACATCAACGCGGGTATGGCCGGTCTGGTCCTCGCACTCATAGTCGGCAAGCGTCTCGGCTTCGGCAAGACCGCCTTCCGTCCGCACAACCTGCCCTTCGTGATGCTCGGCGCCGCACTCCTCTGGTTCGGTTGGTTCGGCTTCAACGCCGGCTCGGCATTCGCCGCCGACGGTAACGCCGGTCTCGCCTGGGTCAACACGACCACCGCGACGTGTGCCGCAGTCCTGGCCTGGCTCGCTACCGAGCGTATTCGTGACGGCCACGCCACCAGCCTCGGCGCAGCGTCCGGTGCGGTCGCCGGTCTGGTCGCCATCACCCCTGCTGCCGGTGCGCTCAACCCGGTCGGTTCCATCTTCCTCGGCGCTGTTGCCGGCATCCTGTCCGCTCTCGCAGTAGGCCTGAAGTTCCGCTTCGGCTTCGACGACTCGCTCGACGTCGTCGGTGTTCACCTTGTCTCCGGCCTGTGGGGCACGATCGGTATCGGATTCTTCGGCACCGCAACCGGACTCTTCTACGGCGGCGACTACAAGCAACTGGTGGTTCAGATCGTGATCGCACTCGCAGCCCTCGTCTTCACCGGCGTTCTGACGACGATCATCGGCTTCGCACTCAAGCCCCTGGGCTGGCGAATCTCGGCCGAGGACGAGGCACGCGGCATCGATGAGACCGAACACGCAGAGACCGCATACGACCTCGCGTGA
- a CDS encoding P-II family nitrogen regulator, which yields MKLITAIVKPFTLEDVKTGLEQAGVLGMTVSEVQGYGRQKGHTEVYRGAEYSVDFVPKVRVEVVVDDAAVDKVVEVIVEAARTGKIGDGKVWVSPVESVIRVRTGERGGDAL from the coding sequence ATGAAGCTGATCACAGCAATCGTCAAGCCGTTCACGCTCGAGGACGTCAAGACCGGACTCGAGCAGGCCGGAGTGCTGGGTATGACAGTCAGCGAAGTTCAGGGCTACGGCCGACAGAAGGGCCACACCGAGGTGTACCGAGGCGCGGAGTACTCCGTGGACTTCGTACCCAAGGTCCGGGTCGAGGTCGTCGTCGACGACGCGGCCGTGGACAAGGTGGTCGAGGTGATCGTCGAGGCCGCTCGAACCGGCAAGATCGGTGACGGCAAGGTGTGGGTTTCGCCAGTCGAGTCGGTCATCCGGGTTCGCACCGGGGAACGCGGTGGCGATGCACTCTGA
- a CDS encoding [protein-PII] uridylyltransferase, with product MHSDPKGSENFGPGSVAKATGPGPVSSGGSDEAADLARARKALLTGGVKNRRLDAPALRHALVDLHEFWLTTKGTELGIKPDCGFAIVAVGGLGRRELLPYSDLDLILLHDDMDPAVVAQVADSLWYPLWDAHIKLDHSVRTLPQALQVAATDMTAALGMLEARHIAGDVELSNLLISGVRRQWRMDIRSRFDELITQTRTRWERSGEIAHRAEPDLKSGRGGLRDVQLLNALSIAQLTDGMPGLGPNSPGGGLALAHRRLLDVRTELHRVAGRARDQLRAQDADEIGAALRIGDRFDLARLLSESARTISYSVDVGIRTAGNSLPRRGLSRLRRAPVRRPLDEGVVEHAGEVVLARDARPKKDPGLVMRVAAAAATNGMPISASTLNRLADNAPELREPWPKNAVNDLLVVLGSGSRAVPVIEAMDRTGLWGRLLPEWGTIRDLPPRDAVHTWTVDRHLVETAAYASGFTTRVARPDLLMLGALIHDIGKGRGGDHSVVGAELATAIGNRLGLWPSDVATLTAMVRYHLLLPETATRRDLDDPATVQRVVDALEGDGTLLDLLHSLAEADSLATGPGVWGDWKSSLIGELVRRCRLLMAGEELPQPDPLAPEQLAIAEEGGVHVSLVPAENAHTYVVTVIAPDAPGLLSRAAGVLALQSLRVHSASLGSHAGSAVNSFVVTPRFGTPPQAVLLRQELIRASAGELNLLELLDAKDEEARAEQWDDPIQTNKDSAVPVLYAQAPPRVIWFDAPGDGQAILELRTEDRVGLLCRLAAALEHSGADIRWAKVATLGSSVVDAFCLDFGEADTRAARERVEEAVLAVVPVPQPKKKED from the coding sequence ATGCACTCTGACCCGAAAGGGTCCGAGAACTTCGGCCCTGGTTCCGTCGCGAAAGCGACGGGGCCAGGGCCGGTCTCGTCAGGGGGATCCGACGAAGCTGCGGACCTGGCCCGCGCACGCAAGGCCCTACTCACCGGAGGCGTCAAGAACAGGAGGCTCGACGCCCCCGCGCTGCGACATGCACTGGTCGATCTGCACGAATTCTGGTTGACCACCAAGGGGACCGAACTGGGCATCAAACCGGATTGTGGGTTTGCCATCGTCGCCGTGGGTGGTCTCGGCCGACGCGAACTGCTGCCGTATTCCGATCTCGATCTGATTCTGCTGCATGACGACATGGACCCGGCGGTCGTGGCCCAGGTTGCGGACAGCCTGTGGTACCCGCTGTGGGACGCGCACATCAAACTCGACCACAGCGTGCGGACGCTTCCGCAGGCGCTTCAGGTTGCGGCCACCGACATGACGGCAGCACTCGGAATGCTCGAAGCACGCCACATTGCGGGCGACGTGGAGCTGAGCAACTTGTTGATCAGTGGTGTCCGACGACAGTGGCGCATGGACATCCGCAGCCGATTCGACGAATTGATCACCCAGACCCGTACGAGGTGGGAGCGCAGCGGCGAGATCGCCCATCGCGCCGAACCGGATCTCAAGAGCGGTCGTGGCGGGCTGCGAGACGTCCAACTGCTCAACGCCCTGTCCATCGCGCAATTGACCGACGGGATGCCGGGGCTGGGACCCAACTCGCCCGGCGGCGGTCTGGCACTTGCGCACAGGCGGTTGCTCGACGTGCGCACCGAACTTCACCGCGTTGCCGGTCGCGCCCGCGACCAACTGCGAGCACAGGACGCCGACGAGATCGGTGCGGCGCTACGGATCGGTGATCGCTTCGATCTGGCGCGACTTCTCAGCGAATCGGCGCGCACCATCAGCTATTCGGTCGACGTCGGTATCCGTACCGCCGGAAACTCCTTGCCCCGGCGTGGTTTGTCGCGGCTGCGTCGCGCGCCGGTGCGACGGCCACTGGACGAGGGCGTCGTCGAGCATGCCGGCGAAGTAGTTCTGGCGCGCGATGCGAGACCGAAGAAGGATCCCGGTCTGGTGATGCGGGTCGCGGCAGCGGCGGCCACCAACGGCATGCCGATCTCCGCGTCGACGCTCAATCGCCTGGCCGACAATGCCCCCGAATTGCGTGAGCCGTGGCCGAAAAATGCAGTCAACGATCTCTTGGTCGTGCTGGGTTCGGGATCGCGTGCGGTTCCGGTGATCGAGGCGATGGACCGGACCGGGCTCTGGGGTCGACTCCTGCCGGAGTGGGGGACCATTCGCGATCTTCCGCCGCGCGACGCCGTCCACACGTGGACGGTGGATCGGCACCTGGTCGAAACCGCCGCGTATGCAAGCGGATTCACCACTCGCGTCGCTCGGCCGGATCTGCTCATGCTCGGTGCGTTGATCCACGACATCGGGAAGGGGCGAGGGGGAGACCACAGCGTCGTCGGTGCCGAATTGGCCACCGCGATCGGAAATCGCTTGGGACTCTGGCCTTCCGACGTCGCGACGTTGACGGCGATGGTGCGCTACCACTTGCTGTTGCCGGAAACCGCCACCCGTCGCGACCTCGACGATCCGGCAACGGTGCAGCGAGTGGTCGACGCACTCGAGGGAGACGGGACCCTTCTCGATCTCCTGCATTCGTTGGCGGAAGCGGATTCGCTGGCCACCGGGCCTGGTGTCTGGGGCGACTGGAAGTCGTCGTTGATCGGCGAGCTGGTGCGTCGTTGTCGTTTGCTGATGGCAGGGGAGGAGCTCCCGCAACCCGATCCACTCGCTCCCGAGCAATTGGCCATCGCCGAGGAGGGCGGGGTTCACGTCTCGCTCGTTCCGGCCGAGAATGCGCACACCTACGTCGTGACCGTCATCGCGCCCGACGCTCCCGGGCTGCTGTCTCGGGCTGCCGGAGTTCTGGCGCTGCAGTCCTTGCGGGTGCATTCCGCATCGCTGGGGTCGCATGCAGGTTCGGCGGTCAACTCGTTTGTCGTGACGCCGAGGTTCGGCACACCCCCGCAGGCGGTGCTGCTCCGGCAGGAATTGATCCGGGCTTCGGCCGGTGAACTGAATTTGCTCGAACTTCTCGACGCGAAGGACGAGGAGGCACGGGCAGAGCAGTGGGACGACCCGATCCAGACCAACAAGGATTCCGCGGTTCCGGTGCTCTATGCGCAGGCGCCACCGCGGGTCATCTGGTTCGACGCGCCCGGTGACGGTCAGGCGATCCTCGAATTGCGTACCGAGGACCGCGTCGGCCTGCTCTGCCGACTGGCCGCAGCACTCGAACACAGTGGAGCCGACATCCGGTGGGCGAAGGTCGCCACCTTGGGTTCCTCGGTGGTCGACGCGTTCTGCCTCGACTTCGGTGAGGCCGATACCCGCGCGGCGCGAGAGCGCGTCGAGGAGGCGGTGCTGGCGGTGGTTCCGGTGCCACAACCCAAGAAGAAAGAGGATTGA
- the ffh gene encoding signal recognition particle protein, producing MFESLSDRLTGSLKDLRGKGRLSGADIDATAREIRLALLEADVALPVVRSFIAKIKERAKGAEVSGALNPAQQVVKIVNEELVEVLGGETRRLQFAKTPPTVIMLAGLQGSGKTTLAGKLAKWLKDQGHTPLLVACDLQRPGAVTQLQIVGERAGAAVFAPHPGTSIGGGENALGVSAADPVEVARAGVEEARNKHYDVVIVDTAGRLGIDSELMAQAAGIRDAVNPDETIFVLDAMIGQDAVSTADAFREGVGITGVVLTKLDGDARGGAALSVREVTGQPILFASTGEKLEDFDVFHPDRMASRILGMGDVLSLIEQAEQVFDADQAEATAAKIGSGQLTLEDFLDQMMAVRKMGPIGNLLGMLPGAGGMKDALANVDEKQLDRIQAIIRGMTPAERDDPKIINASRRLRIANGSGVKVSDVNQLVDRFFEARKMMAAMAGRMGMPGARKQVRSKKGKKGKKGGKGPTQPKMRGGFPGMGGFPGMPGGMPAGMPDLSNMPKGLDQLPPGLEGIDLSQLKLPKK from the coding sequence GTGTTCGAATCCCTTTCCGACAGATTGACCGGATCTCTCAAGGATCTGCGTGGCAAGGGTCGTCTGTCCGGCGCCGACATCGACGCTACGGCCCGCGAGATCCGCCTTGCCCTGCTCGAGGCCGACGTCGCGCTTCCCGTAGTGCGCAGCTTCATCGCCAAGATCAAGGAACGCGCCAAGGGCGCCGAGGTCTCGGGTGCACTGAACCCGGCTCAGCAGGTCGTCAAGATCGTCAACGAAGAACTGGTCGAGGTTCTCGGCGGTGAAACCCGTCGACTGCAGTTCGCCAAGACGCCGCCGACGGTCATCATGTTGGCCGGTCTGCAGGGTTCCGGTAAGACCACGCTGGCCGGAAAGTTGGCCAAGTGGCTCAAGGATCAGGGGCACACGCCCCTCCTCGTCGCCTGTGACCTTCAGCGTCCCGGCGCCGTCACTCAGCTTCAGATCGTCGGTGAGCGTGCAGGCGCCGCAGTCTTCGCGCCGCACCCCGGCACCTCCATCGGCGGCGGCGAGAACGCACTGGGCGTTTCCGCGGCCGACCCCGTCGAGGTCGCCCGCGCCGGCGTCGAAGAAGCACGCAACAAGCATTACGACGTCGTGATCGTCGACACCGCCGGTCGCCTCGGTATCGACTCGGAGCTGATGGCGCAGGCCGCCGGTATCCGTGACGCCGTCAACCCGGACGAGACCATCTTCGTCCTCGACGCCATGATCGGTCAGGACGCGGTCAGCACGGCCGACGCGTTCCGTGAGGGAGTCGGCATCACCGGTGTCGTCCTCACCAAGCTCGACGGCGACGCCCGCGGTGGCGCCGCGCTGAGCGTCCGCGAGGTCACCGGCCAGCCGATCCTCTTCGCCTCCACCGGCGAGAAGCTCGAAGACTTCGACGTCTTCCATCCCGATCGCATGGCCAGCCGGATCCTCGGCATGGGCGATGTCCTGAGCCTCATCGAGCAGGCCGAGCAGGTTTTCGACGCCGATCAGGCCGAAGCGACCGCAGCGAAGATCGGTTCCGGTCAGCTCACCCTCGAAGACTTCCTCGATCAGATGATGGCCGTCCGCAAGATGGGCCCGATCGGCAACCTCCTCGGTATGTTGCCGGGTGCCGGCGGCATGAAGGACGCGCTGGCCAACGTCGACGAGAAGCAACTCGATCGCATTCAGGCCATCATCCGCGGTATGACGCCGGCCGAGCGCGACGATCCGAAGATCATCAACGCCTCACGCAGACTGCGCATCGCGAACGGTTCGGGCGTCAAGGTTTCCGACGTCAACCAGTTGGTGGACCGTTTCTTCGAAGCCCGCAAGATGATGGCTGCCATGGCCGGCCGTATGGGTATGCCCGGCGCGCGTAAGCAGGTTCGCAGCAAGAAGGGCAAGAAGGGCAAGAAGGGCGGCAAGGGCCCGACGCAGCCCAAGATGCGCGGAGGATTCCCCGGCATGGGCGGATTCCCGGGTATGCCCGGCGGAATGCCGGCCGGTATGCCCGACCTGTCGAACATGCCCAAGGGTCTCGATCAGTTGCCGCCCGGACTGGAAGGCATCGATCTCTCCCAGCTCAAGCTGCCCAAGAAGTAG
- a CDS encoding amidohydrolase family protein: MAALHLRGIGLPDAEPIELWIVDGLISFESVSGAETIVESGWITPGLVDAHCHVGIRYGGGGGETVDGLLGQAKTERDAGVLLLRDAGSPVDTRFIDERLDLPRIIRAGQHIAAPKRYIPGLPVDLDDESQLPAEVVRQARAGDGWVKLVGDWIDRSIGDLAPLWSDEILVEAIAAAHAEGARVTAHVFAEDALPGLINAGIDCIEHGTGLTDATIELMVAHGTALVPTLINIATFPEIADSATRYPIYAAHMRDLHARRHRTIGAAHEAGIPIYAGTDAGGSIRHGRIADEIAELEVAGLTAHQALGAACWDARSWLGAQGIEEGAPADLVVYSEDPRGNPDVLAKPMRVILRGTHVSG, from the coding sequence GTGGCTGCGCTTCATCTGCGGGGTATCGGTCTGCCCGATGCCGAGCCGATCGAATTGTGGATCGTCGACGGGCTGATTTCCTTCGAGTCGGTGTCCGGTGCGGAGACGATCGTCGAATCGGGTTGGATCACACCGGGTCTCGTGGATGCGCACTGTCACGTCGGTATCCGCTACGGCGGTGGCGGCGGCGAAACCGTCGACGGCTTGCTGGGGCAGGCGAAGACCGAACGTGACGCGGGCGTGCTGTTGCTTCGTGACGCCGGATCGCCGGTCGACACCAGGTTCATCGACGAGCGCCTCGATCTGCCGCGGATCATTCGCGCAGGTCAGCACATCGCAGCACCGAAGCGGTACATCCCGGGCCTGCCGGTCGACCTGGACGACGAATCTCAGTTGCCGGCCGAGGTGGTGCGGCAGGCACGCGCCGGTGACGGTTGGGTCAAGCTCGTCGGGGACTGGATCGATCGTTCCATCGGCGACCTCGCCCCGTTGTGGAGCGACGAGATTCTGGTCGAGGCCATCGCTGCCGCCCATGCCGAAGGCGCAAGGGTCACCGCTCACGTCTTTGCCGAGGATGCTCTGCCCGGCCTGATCAACGCCGGCATCGACTGCATCGAGCACGGCACCGGATTGACGGACGCGACCATCGAGTTGATGGTCGCTCACGGCACGGCCTTGGTTCCGACGCTGATCAACATCGCAACTTTCCCCGAGATCGCGGACTCCGCCACGCGGTATCCGATCTACGCGGCGCACATGCGGGATCTGCACGCTCGTCGACATCGGACGATCGGTGCCGCTCACGAGGCCGGGATTCCGATCTATGCCGGAACGGATGCCGGCGGATCGATCAGGCACGGGCGGATCGCCGACGAGATCGCCGAACTCGAAGTTGCCGGTTTGACGGCGCATCAGGCGCTGGGCGCAGCCTGCTGGGACGCGCGGAGTTGGCTGGGTGCGCAGGGGATCGAAGAAGGAGCGCCCGCCGACCTGGTGGTTTATTCCGAAGATCCGCGCGGAAACCCCGATGTGCTCGCGAAGCCGATGCGTGTGATCCTCCGCGGAACCCACGTGAGTGGTTAG
- the rpsP gene encoding 30S ribosomal protein S16: MAVKIKLTRLGKIRNAQYRVVIADSRTRRDGRAIETIGKYHPKEEPSLIDIDSERAQYWLSVGAQPTEPVEALLKITGDWQKFKGLPGTEGTLRVKEAKPTKLELFQAALAQAENEPVAEAITPKKKKAAKADEAKAEDTAADAEAPAADAEAADK; this comes from the coding sequence GTGGCTGTCAAAATCAAGCTCACCCGCCTCGGCAAGATCCGCAACGCTCAGTACCGCGTTGTCATCGCCGACTCGCGCACCCGTCGTGACGGCCGTGCGATCGAGACCATCGGCAAGTACCACCCCAAGGAAGAGCCCTCGCTGATCGACATCGATTCCGAGCGCGCTCAGTACTGGCTGTCCGTGGGCGCACAGCCCACCGAGCCCGTCGAGGCACTCCTCAAGATCACCGGTGACTGGCAGAAGTTCAAGGGCCTGCCGGGCACCGAAGGCACCCTGCGCGTCAAGGAAGCCAAGCCTACCAAGCTCGAGCTCTTCCAGGCTGCGCTCGCGCAGGCCGAGAACGAGCCGGTTGCAGAAGCAATCACCCCCAAGAAGAAGAAGGCTGCAAAGGCTGACGAGGCCAAGGCAGAAGACACCGCGGCTGACGCCGAGGCTCCCGCTGCAGACGCCGAGGCTGCTGACAAGTGA
- a CDS encoding RNA-binding protein, translating into MSAVVADAVEHLVRGIVANPDDVRVELITGRRGRTVEVHVHPDDLGKVIGRGGRTATALRTLVSGIGGRGIRVDVVDTDQ; encoded by the coding sequence GTGAGTGCCGTCGTCGCTGATGCGGTAGAGCATCTCGTGCGTGGCATCGTCGCCAATCCCGACGATGTGCGCGTCGAGCTGATCACCGGACGTCGGGGACGGACCGTCGAGGTGCACGTGCACCCAGACGATCTCGGCAAGGTCATCGGTCGGGGTGGCCGCACTGCGACCGCTCTGCGGACCTTGGTCTCCGGCATCGGTGGCCGCGGTATCCGTGTTGATGTCGTCGACACCGATCAGTAG
- the rimM gene encoding ribosome maturation factor RimM (Essential for efficient processing of 16S rRNA): protein MELVVGRVAKSHGIKGELVVEVRTDEPEDRFAVGSVLRGRKPRESTLKSYTVEAARDHSGRLLLRLEGVSDRGDADALRGTLFVIDSSELEPSDDPDEFYDHELEGLKVVLTDGAEVGSVIEVLHSAAGELLSIRRTGEASGELLIPFVAAIVTSVSIADGVVVIEPPEGLLDPDFGDKSNSDNSNADSD, encoded by the coding sequence GTGGAACTCGTAGTCGGTCGTGTCGCGAAGTCGCATGGCATCAAAGGTGAATTGGTAGTCGAGGTTCGTACAGACGAGCCCGAGGATCGTTTTGCCGTAGGTTCCGTGCTGCGTGGGCGCAAGCCGCGCGAGTCCACACTGAAGTCGTACACAGTGGAAGCCGCCCGGGATCATTCCGGGCGGCTTCTGCTGCGCCTCGAAGGCGTCAGTGACCGTGGCGACGCAGATGCGTTGCGCGGCACACTGTTTGTCATCGACAGTTCCGAACTCGAGCCTTCGGATGATCCGGACGAGTTCTACGATCACGAACTCGAAGGACTGAAGGTCGTCCTCACGGACGGTGCCGAGGTCGGTTCGGTCATCGAGGTATTGCATTCCGCCGCAGGCGAATTGCTTTCGATTCGCCGTACCGGTGAGGCATCCGGCGAATTGCTGATCCCGTTTGTCGCCGCCATCGTCACCTCGGTGTCGATCGCCGACGGTGTCGTGGTGATCGAGCCTCCCGAGGGACTGCTCGACCCGGACTTCGGCGACAAGTCGAACAGCGACAATTCGAACGCCGACAGCGACTGA
- the trmD gene encoding tRNA (guanosine(37)-N1)-methyltransferase TrmD, whose amino-acid sequence MRLDVVTIFPEYLEPLRAALLGKAIERGLISVDVHDLRSWTHDVHKAVDDSPYGGGPGMVMKPTVWGPALDDVIGRSDSSGPDDAETILVVPTPAGVPFTQETAHRWSNAKHLVFACGRYEGIDQRVFDDAAKRVRVEEVSIGDYVLIGGEAAVLVMVEAVVRLMPGVLGNQLSHQEDSFSDGLLEGPSYTRPAVWRDLEVPPVLLSGDHAKIKAWRHEQSLQRTAERRPDLLP is encoded by the coding sequence ATGCGTCTCGATGTAGTCACCATCTTTCCCGAGTATCTCGAACCGCTTCGTGCTGCCTTGCTGGGCAAGGCAATCGAACGTGGCTTGATCTCGGTCGACGTCCACGATCTTCGGTCGTGGACCCATGACGTACACAAAGCCGTCGACGATTCCCCGTACGGCGGCGGACCCGGCATGGTCATGAAACCCACCGTCTGGGGCCCGGCACTGGACGACGTGATCGGGCGCTCCGATTCTTCCGGCCCGGATGATGCCGAGACCATTCTGGTGGTGCCCACTCCCGCCGGCGTCCCGTTCACCCAGGAGACCGCGCACCGCTGGTCCAACGCCAAGCACCTCGTCTTCGCCTGCGGCCGATACGAAGGTATCGATCAACGGGTTTTCGACGACGCCGCCAAGCGGGTCAGAGTCGAAGAAGTCAGCATCGGCGATTATGTCCTGATCGGCGGCGAAGCAGCCGTGCTGGTGATGGTCGAGGCTGTCGTGCGACTGATGCCCGGCGTTCTCGGCAATCAGCTTTCACACCAAGAGGATTCGTTTTCCGACGGCCTTCTCGAAGGGCCTAGCTACACTCGCCCGGCTGTGTGGCGCGACCTCGAAGTTCCGCCGGTGCTTCTCTCCGGTGATCACGCGAAGATCAAAGCGTGGCGCCATGAGCAGTCGCTGCAGCGCACGGCCGAGCGTCGACCGGATCTTCTTCCTTAG
- a CDS encoding dihydrofolate reductase family protein, whose amino-acid sequence MRKLVYYVGASLDGYIAGPGGEFDFLPVSEQITAWICDRYPETVPTHVRPALGIEDAPNRTFDTVVMGRGSYEPGLAAGVKSPFAHLRQFVVSTTIPDDEDPPVTIVRADPLGVVRSLKEEEGQDIWLCGGGTLAGELLPEIDELIIKRYPVVAGAGIPMIRSNFEPALFTPTATESLDDGASITWLKRNT is encoded by the coding sequence ATGCGAAAGCTTGTGTACTACGTGGGAGCTTCCCTCGACGGATACATCGCGGGGCCTGGTGGCGAATTCGATTTCCTCCCGGTCTCCGAACAGATCACGGCCTGGATATGCGATCGATATCCTGAAACCGTGCCAACGCATGTGCGGCCCGCTCTCGGAATCGAGGACGCTCCCAACAGGACCTTCGACACGGTCGTCATGGGCCGCGGCTCCTACGAGCCCGGGCTTGCCGCCGGAGTGAAAAGCCCCTTCGCGCACCTGCGTCAGTTCGTCGTCTCCACAACCATCCCTGACGACGAGGATCCCCCCGTCACCATCGTTCGCGCCGATCCGCTTGGGGTAGTCAGATCTCTCAAAGAGGAAGAAGGACAAGATATCTGGCTGTGTGGCGGCGGAACTCTCGCCGGCGAACTACTACCGGAGATCGACGAGTTGATCATCAAGAGGTATCCGGTAGTCGCCGGCGCAGGCATACCGATGATCAGAAGTAACTTCGAGCCGGCACTGTTCACACCGACTGCAACCGAATCGCTCGACGACGGCGCAAGCATCACCTGGTTGAAGCGAAATACCTAA
- a CDS encoding TetR/AcrR family transcriptional regulator has translation MRKNPERRLALIDAAIEVLAREGARGLTFRAVDAQAAVPNGTASNYFSNRDDLLTQAGGRIYERLIPEDLEGMIDPVNGTDRERLVTLMLDVVERVTSFGTGFLALMELRLEATRRPDLRAVLTVRIREDFDLNVANHLASGVPGDAMTVRLLYLSLNWLALDRLTLPNLFGEEDIRTIVEAAVDRALPRES, from the coding sequence GTGCGAAAGAACCCGGAACGCCGGCTTGCCCTGATCGACGCGGCAATCGAGGTGTTGGCCCGAGAGGGTGCTCGAGGCTTGACGTTTCGAGCCGTCGACGCCCAGGCAGCAGTGCCGAACGGGACAGCGTCGAACTACTTCTCCAATCGCGACGACCTGCTCACTCAAGCGGGTGGCCGGATCTACGAGCGACTGATTCCGGAGGACCTCGAAGGGATGATCGATCCCGTCAACGGCACCGATCGTGAGCGCCTGGTGACGCTCATGCTCGACGTGGTCGAGCGCGTCACCTCGTTCGGAACGGGTTTCCTCGCGCTCATGGAGTTGCGACTGGAGGCGACGCGTCGACCGGACCTGCGAGCGGTGCTGACCGTCCGCATCCGAGAAGACTTCGATCTGAACGTAGCCAATCATCTGGCGTCGGGCGTGCCGGGTGATGCGATGACCGTTCGCCTGCTCTATTTGTCGCTGAACTGGCTCGCACTGGATCGACTCACATTGCCGAACCTGTTCGGAGAGGAAGATATTCGGACGATCGTCGAGGCAGCGGTGGATCGAGCGCTACCCCGCGAATCGTAG
- a CDS encoding GtrA family protein, translating into MTEDIASPENPGPLLRVVKHQPIAFAIVGVANTTIGYVLFVVWSLILDNKDLYQVAVIGAYSISVLIAFVLHRTLVFRVRGHVARDLGAFIVVNSGGLVLNLILGTIAVSILHAPPLPAQAVVMLIVAAVSFFGHRYFSFRRKPAERH; encoded by the coding sequence ATGACCGAAGACATCGCATCACCCGAGAATCCCGGCCCACTGCTTCGGGTGGTCAAGCATCAACCCATCGCATTTGCCATTGTCGGAGTGGCTAATACGACGATCGGATACGTGCTCTTCGTGGTCTGGTCACTGATCCTCGACAACAAGGATCTGTATCAAGTGGCTGTGATCGGCGCGTACTCCATCAGCGTGCTCATCGCTTTCGTTCTGCATCGGACTCTGGTTTTCCGCGTCCGCGGACATGTGGCACGCGACCTGGGAGCGTTCATCGTCGTCAATTCCGGTGGCCTGGTGCTGAATCTGATACTCGGAACAATCGCGGTGTCGATTCTGCATGCCCCGCCGCTTCCCGCCCAGGCGGTTGTCATGTTGATCGTTGCGGCTGTGAGCTTCTTCGGTCATCGATACTTCTCGTTCCGCCGCAAACCTGCCGAACGGCACTGA